One genomic segment of Virgibacillus doumboii includes these proteins:
- the tnpC gene encoding IS66 family transposase, with translation MENTAHTSNESIEYFKARTEKLEMENEALEAELKWYQEQFRLSQQRRFGSSSEKTDSNQLSLFNEAETTADSTVEEPTVETITYKRKKQRGQREQKLENLPTETIEYCLSDEEQFCSCCGGALHDMSKEVRKELKVIPAQVKVVEHVRHVYSCRHCERYEIETPIVTAKMPEPVFPGSLASPSAMAYTMTQKYVEGMPLYRQEKHLERFGISIPRQTLANWIAYGANAWLELIYKEMHARLLELDMAHADETTLQVLSEPERPATSKSYMWLYRSGHTDVPIVLYDYQQTRAGKHPRRFLEGFKGYLHVDGYPGYNGLTNVTLVGCWAHARRKFTEALQALPESAATTSVKAKEGLAFCNQLYEIERKLKDVSPKERYKQRLERSQPVMEAFLAWLQEQTPRVLPKSALGKAIKYCRKQWEHLEAFLEDGRLEIDNNRAERSIKPFVLGRKNWLFSNTAKGARSSAIIYSIVETAKENGLNPFNYLSYLFEELPNMDTTDKEQLAQYLPWSAALPQECRVPNKSK, from the coding sequence ATGGAAAATACAGCGCATACATCAAACGAATCAATTGAATATTTTAAAGCGCGTACGGAAAAGCTTGAGATGGAAAATGAAGCGTTGGAGGCGGAATTAAAATGGTACCAAGAACAATTTCGTTTGAGCCAACAACGCAGATTCGGATCTTCCAGTGAGAAGACCGACTCGAACCAGCTTTCGCTTTTCAATGAAGCAGAGACCACAGCTGATTCAACAGTTGAAGAACCAACTGTTGAGACGATTACATATAAACGCAAGAAACAGCGTGGACAGCGCGAACAAAAGCTTGAAAACCTGCCTACGGAAACGATTGAATATTGTTTATCCGATGAGGAACAGTTCTGTTCGTGTTGCGGCGGTGCATTGCACGATATGAGCAAGGAAGTGCGCAAAGAATTAAAGGTTATTCCTGCACAAGTGAAAGTTGTGGAGCACGTGCGCCACGTGTACAGCTGTCGCCACTGTGAACGCTATGAAATTGAAACACCAATTGTGACAGCGAAAATGCCAGAGCCTGTTTTTCCCGGTAGTTTGGCCTCCCCGTCCGCAATGGCTTATACCATGACGCAAAAATATGTGGAAGGGATGCCACTGTATCGGCAAGAGAAACATTTGGAACGCTTCGGTATATCCATACCACGTCAGACTCTGGCTAATTGGATAGCGTACGGCGCCAATGCTTGGCTTGAGCTGATTTATAAAGAAATGCATGCCCGGTTATTGGAACTGGACATGGCCCACGCGGATGAGACGACATTACAAGTTTTATCCGAGCCGGAACGGCCCGCAACATCAAAATCCTATATGTGGCTGTATCGCTCCGGGCATACCGATGTTCCCATCGTCTTGTATGATTATCAACAAACCCGGGCTGGCAAACACCCCCGCCGATTCCTGGAAGGTTTCAAGGGATATCTGCATGTAGACGGTTACCCTGGCTACAACGGCTTAACCAATGTTACCTTGGTTGGATGCTGGGCGCATGCACGCCGTAAATTTACAGAAGCACTTCAGGCACTTCCTGAATCCGCAGCCACTACGTCTGTGAAAGCTAAAGAAGGCTTGGCTTTCTGTAATCAACTTTATGAAATTGAACGTAAATTAAAAGACGTAAGTCCAAAAGAACGCTATAAACAGCGTTTGGAACGCAGCCAACCTGTAATGGAGGCTTTTTTGGCATGGCTTCAAGAACAGACACCACGTGTACTACCCAAAAGTGCGTTAGGCAAAGCAATCAAATATTGTCGTAAACAATGGGAACATTTGGAGGCCTTTTTAGAGGATGGTCGTCTGGAAATTGATAATAACCGTGCGGAACGGTCCATCAAGCCTTTTGTGCTAGGTAGGAAAAATTGGCTTTTCAGTAATACCGCAAAAGGAGCAAGATCCAGTGCGATTATTTACAGTATTGTGGAGACAGCTAAGGAAAATGGATTAAATCCATTCAACTACCTCAGCTATTTGTTTGAAGAACTTCCCAATATGGATACGACGGATAAGGAGCAATTGGCTCAATACCTGCCATGGTCAGCAGCCCTCCCTCAAGAATGCCGCGTTCCTAATAAATCTAAATAA
- the tnpB gene encoding IS66 family insertion sequence element accessory protein TnpB (TnpB, as the term is used for proteins encoded by IS66 family insertion elements, is considered an accessory protein, since TnpC, encoded by a neighboring gene, is a DDE family transposase.) — MNFQFDRVYLARGSTDLRKSIDGLAVIVKECFDLDPFSPSLFVFCNRKRDKLKILQWENNGFWLHYRRLERGTFHWPSEKETAPMNITPRQLRWLLDGLSIEQKQAHREVKARTIL, encoded by the coding sequence ATGAACTTTCAATTTGATCGTGTATATCTGGCTCGCGGCAGCACGGATCTACGTAAATCCATTGACGGGTTGGCAGTGATTGTAAAAGAATGCTTTGACCTTGACCCCTTTTCCCCCAGCCTGTTCGTGTTTTGTAATCGAAAACGCGATAAGCTAAAGATTCTGCAATGGGAGAATAATGGGTTTTGGTTGCATTACCGGCGTTTGGAAAGAGGCACGTTCCATTGGCCATCCGAAAAGGAGACGGCGCCAATGAATATTACCCCGCGCCAACTTCGTTGGCTACTGGATGGTTTATCCATTGAACAAAAGCAGGCACACCGGGAAGTCAAAGCACGTACCATTCTATAA
- the tnpA gene encoding IS66 family insertion sequence element accessory protein TnpA translates to MTLKDKRIEWKARYDDWKESGQSIAEWCRDQEIKVHQMYYWVQRFERDVISPETETTETQWLTVQVDDYAEDQGPIFIHVDTISVEVRPGANVQLLSDVIHILQNQNG, encoded by the coding sequence ATGACCCTGAAAGACAAAAGAATAGAATGGAAAGCGCGCTATGACGACTGGAAAGAAAGCGGGCAAAGCATTGCTGAATGGTGTCGAGACCAAGAAATTAAGGTCCACCAAATGTATTATTGGGTTCAACGGTTTGAAAGAGATGTCATTTCTCCAGAAACGGAGACAACGGAAACGCAGTGGCTTACTGTTCAAGTGGACGATTACGCTGAAGACCAGGGACCCATCTTTATTCATGTTGATACCATTTCTGTTGAAGTGCGGCCGGGAGCAAATGTCCAATTATTGTCCGATGTCATACATATCTTGCAGAACCAAAACGGATGA
- a CDS encoding SAV0927 family protein produces MNGKFDILKDETRTKDVRYISFKGDLQRYDFAIMQHEEDSSNHVVIYLQKNRFAFLGKDDLEKEGEIEHVFHETEMEAEEIREFLGEIL; encoded by the coding sequence ATGAATGGGAAATTTGACATACTGAAAGATGAGACGCGCACAAAAGATGTCCGTTACATAAGTTTCAAAGGAGACCTGCAACGATACGACTTCGCCATAATGCAGCACGAGGAAGATTCGTCCAATCATGTTGTCATCTACCTGCAGAAAAACCGCTTTGCCTTTCTCGGAAAGGACGACCTTGAAAAAGAAGGCGAAATCGAGCATGTTTTCCATGAAACGGAAATGGAGGCAGAAGAGATCAGGGAATTTTTGGGGGAGATATTGTAA
- the hepT gene encoding type VII toxin-antitoxin system HepT family RNase toxin, producing the protein MYFVDRKKIEETLDYMNELLAEAKKHKFSSFMEKLYLERTVHMIIESMLDVGNMMIDGFIMRDPGSYEDIIDILVDEKVVPESHDKGLKAVILLRKHLVKEYMSVDHELLEKTLQDNLQKLMEFSSYVRKYLDNDLGVANAFIKND; encoded by the coding sequence ATGTATTTTGTTGATCGAAAAAAGATTGAAGAAACACTTGATTATATGAATGAACTGCTTGCTGAGGCGAAAAAGCACAAGTTCAGTTCTTTTATGGAAAAACTCTACCTGGAACGTACGGTACATATGATTATTGAGTCAATGCTTGATGTTGGGAATATGATGATTGACGGGTTCATCATGCGTGACCCGGGAAGTTATGAAGATATTATTGATATTCTGGTTGATGAAAAAGTCGTGCCGGAAAGCCATGATAAGGGACTGAAGGCAGTTATTTTATTGCGTAAGCATCTGGTTAAAGAATACATGTCAGTTGATCATGAGCTGCTTGAAAAAACGTTGCAGGATAACTTGCAAAAATTAATGGAATTCAGTTCTTATGTCAGAAAATATCTGGACAATGATCTTGGGGTTGCCAACGCATTTATAAAGAACGATTAG
- a CDS encoding TIGR01457 family HAD-type hydrolase, whose translation MKKYNAYLIDLDGTMYLGNEVIDDAADFVDKLNNRGIQYLFLTNNSSKTQAQVSAKLVNMGIHSTPKQVFTTSMATAKYIKQQKNHARCYVIGEEGLFDALENEGHIITDTDCDFVVVGIDREINYEKLSKACLAVRNGAVFISTNADVAIPTERGLEPGNGSLTSVISVSTGKQPVFIGKPETIIMEQALAQLGTSKNETLMVGDNYYTDMLAGINAGVDTLMVFTGVTPFDDYATFEKKPSYYVKSLTEWMEKM comes from the coding sequence TTGAAGAAATATAATGCATACTTAATCGACTTGGATGGAACGATGTATCTTGGAAATGAAGTAATCGATGATGCCGCGGATTTTGTGGACAAACTCAACAATCGCGGTATCCAGTATTTATTTTTGACAAATAATTCGTCAAAAACGCAAGCACAGGTTTCTGCCAAGCTTGTAAATATGGGCATCCATTCGACACCAAAGCAAGTATTTACAACAAGCATGGCTACAGCAAAGTATATTAAACAGCAAAAGAATCACGCCCGCTGTTATGTTATTGGTGAAGAGGGATTGTTTGATGCTTTGGAGAATGAAGGTCATATCATTACCGATACTGACTGTGACTTTGTTGTGGTTGGTATTGATCGGGAAATCAACTATGAAAAGTTGTCTAAAGCATGTCTGGCCGTTCGAAATGGGGCTGTGTTTATTTCCACAAACGCCGATGTGGCAATTCCGACTGAACGCGGACTTGAGCCGGGTAATGGTTCCCTTACATCGGTTATTTCCGTAAGTACCGGGAAACAGCCGGTTTTTATTGGTAAGCCTGAAACGATTATCATGGAACAAGCACTTGCTCAGCTGGGCACTTCCAAAAACGAAACACTGATGGTAGGGGATAATTATTATACGGACATGCTTGCCGGGATAAATGCAGGAGTGGATACATTAATGGTGTTTACCGGTGTTACACCGTTTGATGATTATGCCACTTTTGAAAAGAAACCTTCTTACTATGTAAAAAGTTTAACGGAATGGATGGAGAAGATGTAG
- a CDS encoding phosphatidylglycerophosphatase A family protein: MNDNTNQSELELKAREWLQQRGVNLEDIAELVYYLQSKYHDNLSMDDCLHNVDQVLRKREVQNAILTGIQLDKLAEQKLLDQPLQKTIETDESLYGIDEIVAFSIVNVYGSIGFTNYGYIDKQKPGILKHLNDKSTGECHTFLDDIVGAIAAAASSRLAHAHADDQLDD, encoded by the coding sequence ATGAATGACAATACAAATCAAAGTGAATTAGAGTTAAAAGCTAGAGAGTGGCTGCAGCAGCGTGGTGTTAATTTGGAGGATATTGCAGAACTTGTCTACTACCTGCAATCAAAATACCATGACAACCTCAGTATGGATGACTGCCTGCACAATGTGGATCAGGTGTTAAGAAAACGAGAAGTTCAAAATGCAATCTTAACCGGGATTCAACTGGATAAACTTGCCGAACAGAAATTGCTTGATCAACCACTGCAAAAGACGATTGAAACAGATGAAAGTTTATATGGAATAGATGAGATTGTTGCATTTTCGATTGTGAATGTATATGGTTCAATTGGATTTACCAATTATGGTTATATTGACAAACAAAAACCGGGAATTTTAAAGCATTTGAATGATAAATCTACCGGGGAATGTCACACTTTCCTTGACGATATTGTCGGGGCAATTGCTGCCGCTGCATCAAGCCGTTTGGCACATGCCCATGCTGATGACCAGTTGGATGACTGA
- a CDS encoding 2-hydroxyacid dehydrogenase encodes MGKPVIYITRKIPDDILQPYQDSFNFRMWAGVDVPVPRDVLLREAASADGILCLLTEKVNREVFAAANNLKIVANMAVGYDNIDVDAAREHNVVVTNTPDVLTETTADLTFALLMAAARRIVEAEKYISDDRWKHWSPYLLAGSDVHGKKIGIVGMGRIGEAVARRAKGFGMTILYHNRSRKNQTEQELGVFYTEFEELLNKADYVVSLVPMTDETKKMFDRKAFQKMKSTAIFINVSRGGVVDEGALHDALTENEIRGAGLDVFENEPIAADHPLLQMQNVVCLPHIGSASIETRTKMLKLCLDNLAAVFDGDDPITPVT; translated from the coding sequence ATGGGAAAACCAGTTATTTATATTACACGAAAAATTCCGGATGATATCCTTCAGCCTTATCAGGACTCGTTTAATTTCCGTATGTGGGCGGGTGTTGATGTTCCTGTGCCAAGGGACGTACTATTACGTGAGGCTGCTTCTGCGGATGGGATCCTATGTTTGTTGACGGAAAAAGTAAACCGTGAAGTTTTCGCTGCTGCCAACAATCTGAAAATAGTTGCGAATATGGCAGTTGGCTATGACAATATTGATGTGGACGCAGCACGTGAACATAATGTTGTTGTCACAAATACACCTGATGTCTTAACCGAGACGACAGCAGATTTAACATTTGCCCTGTTAATGGCTGCAGCCCGCCGGATTGTGGAAGCTGAAAAGTATATTTCAGATGACAGGTGGAAGCATTGGTCGCCTTACTTATTGGCTGGGTCTGATGTGCATGGCAAGAAAATCGGGATTGTTGGTATGGGCCGAATCGGGGAAGCAGTTGCGAGACGTGCAAAAGGATTCGGTATGACTATTTTATATCATAATCGTTCACGAAAGAATCAGACAGAACAGGAGCTTGGTGTGTTTTATACTGAGTTTGAGGAGCTTTTGAATAAAGCTGATTATGTTGTTTCTTTGGTACCAATGACAGATGAGACGAAAAAGATGTTTGATCGTAAGGCGTTCCAGAAGATGAAGTCCACAGCTATTTTTATTAATGTATCACGCGGCGGGGTAGTTGATGAAGGTGCATTACATGATGCGTTAACAGAAAATGAGATTCGCGGTGCCGGCTTGGATGTTTTTGAGAATGAGCCAATTGCAGCTGACCATCCATTGCTTCAAATGCAAAATGTTGTTTGTTTGCCACATATTGGATCAGCGAGTATTGAAACCCGAACAAAAATGCTCAAGTTGTGTCTGGATAATTTGGCAGCTGTTTTTGATGGGGATGATCCGATTACACCTGTAACATAA
- a CDS encoding NifU family protein, with the protein MQEQVQEVLNKLRPFLLRDGGDVELIDVDDDGIVLLRLMGACGNCPSSTITLKAGIERALMAEVPGVTEIEQVF; encoded by the coding sequence ATGCAAGAGCAAGTACAGGAAGTATTAAACAAATTACGTCCATTTTTACTTCGCGATGGTGGAGATGTGGAGCTAATTGATGTTGATGATGATGGCATTGTACTTCTTCGTCTCATGGGTGCCTGTGGAAACTGTCCAAGTTCTACAATCACATTGAAAGCTGGAATCGAACGTGCATTAATGGCTGAAGTTCCAGGTGTAACAGAAATTGAGCAGGTATTTTAA
- a CDS encoding YuzD family protein — translation MGKNILITVYGAEQICASCVGAPGSKDTYEWLQAAIGRKYIDDGIAYEYIDIDQPQEVEKHQQFVERIFDEDLFYPIVFVDEAMVAEGIPRLKTIYKELDKHGVELQS, via the coding sequence GTGGGGAAAAATATTTTGATAACCGTTTATGGAGCAGAGCAGATTTGTGCCAGCTGTGTTGGTGCACCTGGTTCAAAGGACACATATGAATGGCTGCAGGCTGCTATTGGAAGAAAATATATTGATGATGGAATAGCGTATGAGTATATTGATATAGACCAGCCACAGGAAGTAGAGAAGCATCAACAGTTTGTGGAACGGATTTTTGATGAAGATTTATTTTATCCAATCGTTTTTGTTGATGAAGCAATGGTTGCGGAAGGCATTCCGAGACTTAAAACAATTTATAAGGAATTGGATAAACATGGAGTGGAGCTGCAGTCATAA
- the dapF gene encoding diaminopimelate epimerase, whose translation MEIPFTKMHGLGNNYIYIDLFNFDIAEEHLSGLARNVSNVNTGIGSDGMILIQPSKAADVGMRIFNSDGSEAKSCGNGLRCVAKYAYEQGLVSGEHFHIETIVNIVEAEVKTESGVVQEVTINMGQPVLERSLIPMQGADVPEVIAEPFIVGDQQLNVTAVSMGNPHAVFFVDSINDAPLYELGPVIEKDQRFPDGVNVEFIETVSRNELNFRVWERGSGITQACGTGACASVVAAVLNEKAKRDEDITVHLSGGDLTIKWDNFGDVWMTGGAEVIATGTYLYEV comes from the coding sequence ATGGAAATACCGTTTACGAAAATGCATGGACTTGGAAACAATTATATATATATTGATTTATTCAACTTTGATATTGCGGAAGAACATTTGAGTGGATTGGCCCGTAACGTTTCAAATGTTAATACCGGAATTGGGTCAGACGGGATGATCCTGATTCAACCGAGTAAAGCGGCGGATGTTGGTATGCGGATATTTAACAGTGACGGATCTGAAGCGAAGAGCTGTGGAAATGGCCTGCGTTGTGTCGCAAAATATGCATACGAACAGGGTCTTGTTTCAGGTGAACATTTTCATATTGAAACAATTGTCAACATCGTCGAGGCAGAAGTGAAGACAGAATCCGGCGTTGTACAGGAGGTTACCATCAATATGGGACAGCCAGTATTGGAACGGTCATTGATTCCGATGCAGGGGGCTGATGTGCCTGAAGTTATTGCTGAACCGTTTATTGTTGGTGATCAGCAATTAAATGTGACTGCTGTTTCGATGGGGAATCCGCATGCTGTTTTTTTCGTGGATTCAATTAACGATGCACCATTGTATGAACTTGGTCCAGTTATTGAAAAAGATCAGCGTTTTCCAGATGGCGTAAATGTTGAGTTTATTGAAACAGTTTCCCGAAATGAGTTGAATTTTCGGGTTTGGGAGCGCGGATCAGGGATAACACAAGCGTGTGGCACGGGTGCATGTGCATCCGTCGTAGCGGCCGTATTAAATGAGAAAGCAAAGCGGGATGAAGATATCACCGTTCATTTAAGCGGAGGTGACCTTACCATTAAGTGGGATAATTTTGGAGATGTATGGATGACCGGTGGGGCAGAGGTCATCGCAACCGGGACTTATTTATATGAAGTTTAA
- a CDS encoding HesB/IscA family protein, translating into MVLTITDKAAGQVKEMMQEEEAGVRLRFGIQGGGCSGLSYQLGFDHDVNEELDMVDEINGIPVSIFKQDIPIIEGTTIDFKQNMMGGGFAIDNPNAIVSCGCGSSFKAKERAGSPEKC; encoded by the coding sequence ATGGTATTAACAATTACGGATAAAGCTGCAGGCCAAGTAAAGGAAATGATGCAGGAAGAAGAAGCAGGTGTCCGTTTACGTTTTGGAATACAAGGTGGCGGATGCAGTGGACTATCGTATCAATTAGGTTTTGATCATGATGTTAATGAGGAACTGGATATGGTTGATGAAATTAACGGTATTCCAGTATCTATATTCAAACAGGATATTCCGATTATTGAAGGAACAACGATTGATTTTAAGCAGAACATGATGGGCGGCGGATTCGCAATCGATAATCCGAATGCCATCGTTTCCTGTGGCTGCGGCTCTTCATTTAAAGCGAAGGAACGTGCGGGTTCACCGGAAAAATGCTAA
- a CDS encoding NAD(P)/FAD-dependent oxidoreductase: MSDKIYDVTIVGAGPAGLFTAFYGGMRQASVKIIESLPHTGGQLTALYPEKDIYDVAGFPKIRAQELVDNLEEQAKMFDPSIVLEQAINEVVRLDDDTFKIITDKEVHYSKTIIITAGNGAFQPRRLKVDNADKFEGVNLHYHVKDMNQYKDQNVVLLGGGDSAVDWALMLEPIAKKVSLVHRRDNFRAHEHSVEKLYNSTVDILTPFVPKEISGTDRIEKVTLEEVKGDKTMEIDVDSVLCNYGFVSTLGPIKDWGLEIEKNSIVVNTKMETNIPGIYAAGDITTYPGKVKLIATGFGEGPTAINNAKQYIDPKARIQPKHSTSMF, from the coding sequence ATGTCAGATAAAATATATGATGTAACGATTGTCGGCGCTGGTCCTGCCGGCTTATTCACTGCATTTTACGGTGGGATGCGGCAGGCAAGCGTTAAGATAATTGAAAGTTTACCACATACCGGCGGGCAGCTGACAGCCCTTTATCCGGAGAAAGATATATATGATGTTGCAGGTTTTCCTAAGATACGCGCACAGGAACTGGTGGACAATCTGGAAGAACAGGCCAAAATGTTTGATCCATCGATTGTTCTGGAACAAGCAATTAATGAAGTCGTACGTTTGGATGATGATACATTTAAAATAATTACGGATAAAGAAGTACATTATTCCAAAACAATTATTATTACAGCAGGTAATGGTGCATTTCAGCCGCGCCGTCTGAAAGTTGATAATGCTGATAAATTCGAGGGTGTGAATTTGCATTACCACGTGAAGGACATGAATCAATATAAAGATCAAAACGTCGTGCTCCTGGGCGGCGGGGATTCCGCAGTTGACTGGGCACTTATGCTTGAGCCAATTGCAAAGAAAGTAAGCCTGGTCCATCGCCGTGACAATTTCAGGGCACACGAACACAGCGTGGAAAAACTTTATAATTCTACTGTTGATATTTTGACACCATTTGTTCCAAAAGAAATCAGTGGAACGGATCGAATAGAAAAAGTAACACTGGAAGAGGTAAAAGGCGATAAAACAATGGAAATTGACGTTGATTCTGTCCTATGTAATTATGGTTTTGTTTCAACATTAGGGCCAATCAAAGACTGGGGATTGGAAATTGAAAAGAACAGCATTGTAGTTAACACGAAAATGGAAACCAATATCCCCGGCATCTATGCAGCAGGCGACATTACCACTTATCCGGGGAAAGTAAAACTGATTGCCACCGGGTTCGGTGAAGGGCCAACAGCGATTAACAACGCGAAGCAATACATCGATCCGAAAGCCCGTATACAGCCAAAACATTCAACAAGTATGTTTTAA
- a CDS encoding NAD(P)/FAD-dependent oxidoreductase has translation MNKPNIVILGAGYGGMMTTVKLQKSLNINHATITLVNKHDYHYQTTWLHENAAGTLHQDRTRIPIKDVVNMNKVNFVEDTVVSIKPEEKKVKLENGELDYDILVIGLGFEAATFGIPGLEEHAFTIGNINSSRLIREHIEYNFAKYNNEEEKNQGRLNIVVGGGGFTGVEFVGELANRIPELCKEYDIDKALVRIINIEGSPTVLSGFDSQLVEYAMNSLESRGVEFITGAMLKECKPESIVYEKDGKQEEILAFTTVWAAGVRANSIVEASGFETNRGKIEVRSDMRSPEYDDVFVIGDCALVMNEETGKPFPPTAQIAIQESSTVAHNVKVLVEGHDELEAFEPNILGTVASLGNSDAIGVVLGDHKLYGWRATVMKKVIDNRYLLKLGGFGLLTRKGKFNIFY, from the coding sequence ATGAACAAACCTAACATCGTGATACTCGGTGCTGGTTATGGGGGAATGATGACGACTGTTAAGTTACAGAAGTCATTAAATATAAATCATGCTACGATAACATTAGTTAATAAACATGATTATCATTATCAAACGACTTGGCTTCATGAAAATGCAGCAGGTACACTGCATCAAGATCGGACTCGGATTCCAATTAAAGATGTTGTTAATATGAACAAGGTAAACTTTGTGGAGGATACGGTTGTTTCGATTAAACCTGAGGAGAAAAAGGTTAAATTGGAAAACGGTGAATTGGATTACGATATACTTGTTATCGGTCTTGGATTTGAGGCAGCAACATTTGGAATTCCGGGACTTGAGGAACATGCATTTACCATTGGTAATATTAATAGTTCCCGGCTTATCAGGGAGCATATTGAATATAACTTTGCAAAATACAATAATGAGGAAGAAAAAAATCAGGGACGTCTCAACATCGTTGTCGGTGGCGGAGGGTTCACCGGTGTAGAGTTTGTTGGTGAACTGGCAAACCGCATTCCTGAACTCTGTAAAGAATATGATATTGATAAAGCACTTGTACGTATTATTAACATAGAAGGCTCACCGACTGTTTTATCAGGTTTTGATTCACAACTGGTGGAATATGCAATGAATTCTCTGGAATCTCGTGGTGTTGAATTTATCACAGGCGCCATGCTGAAGGAATGTAAACCGGAAAGTATTGTTTATGAAAAAGATGGCAAACAGGAAGAAATACTGGCGTTTACGACTGTTTGGGCCGCTGGTGTGCGGGCGAATTCCATTGTTGAAGCATCAGGCTTTGAAACAAATCGCGGTAAAATTGAAGTTCGCAGTGATATGCGTTCACCGGAATATGATGATGTGTTTGTGATCGGTGATTGTGCTCTAGTTATGAATGAAGAAACCGGCAAACCTTTTCCACCAACAGCACAAATTGCTATTCAGGAGTCTTCCACCGTTGCACATAATGTAAAAGTATTAGTCGAAGGACACGATGAACTGGAAGCTTTTGAACCGAATATTCTTGGCACCGTTGCATCGCTCGGAAATTCAGATGCCATTGGTGTTGTTCTTGGGGATCATAAATTATACGGCTGGCGGGCAACCGTTATGAAAAAAGTCATCGATAACCGTTATCTTTTAAAACTGGGTGGATTTGGCCTGTTAACGAGAAAAGGTAAATTTAATATTTTTTACTAA
- a CDS encoding YuiB family protein — MIQLIVSIILFFVIFFGLAFILNMLLRRTWLMAFIYPFIILMIVDDISTLEYFNDPGGSFSTAFSKLIDITVVDISILTAGFIGTIVSGFVIKFLRKSGYQMF; from the coding sequence TTGATACAATTAATTGTTTCGATTATATTATTTTTTGTAATATTTTTTGGGTTGGCATTTATTTTGAATATGCTGTTAAGGCGTACTTGGTTGATGGCCTTTATTTATCCGTTTATCATACTAATGATTGTTGATGATATATCGACACTTGAATATTTTAATGATCCGGGTGGTTCATTTTCAACAGCTTTTTCCAAATTAATAGATATAACCGTCGTTGACATTAGTATTCTTACGGCTGGATTTATCGGTACGATTGTTTCAGGGTTTGTTATTAAATTCCTGCGTAAGAGCGGGTATCAGATGTTTTAA